In Drosophila yakuba strain Tai18E2 chromosome 2R, Prin_Dyak_Tai18E2_2.1, whole genome shotgun sequence, a single genomic region encodes these proteins:
- the LOC6530366 gene encoding uncharacterized protein LOC6530366 isoform X2 translates to MDDRGVLSLVKKVVHSLLVSSPGKMTIEKLMRDYRSEEGCNLPYSKLGFKDAESFLRSIPDTVTVMGHGPMALITAVPTAKSAHIQKLVNSQKKSRSRGSHKPKYSYASERSDLVFINESVRKMNNRNMPPPAPRTYQSPSNLNLPVSYPNYNRLLYPVHTPVVYANINEMICAGQQQNTSRPQRPSSSYKSNSEPLKVNNWSQNSLKPLKEQIHQSQYVPKHVSSTENKQVKPTQELEKETQTLAQAFQNLSVDVASTGHQEKPEYEVYETDEEFVRDPFASAEINDPKEDDEPVVPTIQKNAVKPLEPQKYVFDYASSDDGEDENAIPSYAVDDRVLGVDYPMDAVRSEFTLPVRDIESIIELQQRIEVQLVSLVNPHNFNFWIYNDEFNKYKELYANMQLSYESLDTDKYTMPLCLINTDHLCVVRPGCTSIWERAKVVGYRPSNNGMSIKVELVDKGDIVCVSHQNVKFLLKQFASLPPQCFAGRLAFITQWKAPNWSAEAVNFFYKMVSFRRLYAKVEAIKNNTAYLVLVDPETQTHSVNLNKSLIDSGWVRRCISA, encoded by the exons GAGCCTGGTGAAGAAGGTGGTCCACTCGCTGTTGGTCTCCTCACCAGGAAAAATGACCATTGAGAAGCTGATGCGGGATTACAGAAGCGAAGAGGGCTGCAATTTGCCCTACAGCAAACTGGGATTCAAGGACGCCGAATCATTCCTCCGATCCATTCCGGATACGGTTACt GTGATGGGCCACGGACCAATGGCATTGATAACTGCAGTACCCACTGCCAAATCGGCGCACATTCAGAAACTAGTCAATAGCCAAAAGAAGTCCAGGAGTCGAGGCTCTCACAAGCCCAAGTATTCCTACGCCTCCGAGCGATCCGATCTAGTCTTCATTAACGAAAGTGTCCGTAAAATGAATAACAGAAACATGCCGCCGCCGGCGCCTCGAACTTATCAGAGCCCCAGCAATCTGAATCTTCCTGTTTCGTATCCCAACTATAATCGACTGTTATATCCCGTCCACACGCCTGTTGTTTACGCCAATATTAACGAAATGATCTGCGCCGGACAGCAGCAG AATACCTCTAGACCCCAAAGGCCTAGCTCTTCGTATAAATCCAACTCTGAGCCGCTGAAAGTTAATAATTGGTCGCAGAACAGCCTGAAGCCCCTAAAAGAGCAAATCCATCAGTCACAATATGTTCCAAAGCATGTCTCCTCTACTGAGAATAAGCAAGTAAAGCCAACTCAGGAATTAGAGAAAGAAACCCAGACATTGGCCCAAGCGTTTCAAAACCTATCCGTGGACGTTGCTTCCACTGGTCACCAAGAAAAGCCAGAGTACGAAGTATATGAGACTGATGAGGAATTCGTAAGGGACCCCTTCGCCTCTGCAGAGATAAATGATCCAAAGGAGGATGATGAACCGGTAGTGCCCACAATTCAAAAGAATGCGGTGAAGCCTCTGGAACCCCAGAAGTATGTCTTTGACTACGCGTCTTCTGACGATGGGGAAGATGAAAATGCCATTCCATCTTATGCTGTG GACGATCGAGTTCTAGGCGTTGACTATCCCATGGATGCGGTTCGTTCTGAATTCACACTGCCTGTTCGCGATATTGAGTCCATTATCGAGTTACAGCAACGCATTGAGGTGCAGTTGGTGAGTTTGGTCAATCCCCACAACTTCAACTTCTGGATATATAACGACGAGTTTAATAAATACAAGGAACTGTATGCCAATATGCA GTTGTCCTATGAAAGTCTTGACACGGATAAATACACAATGCCACTGTGTTTGATAAATACGGATCATCTTTGTGTGGTTCGCCCCGGCTGCACGAGTATTTGGGAAAGAGCCAAAGTGGTAGGGTACCGGCCCAGTAACAACGGAATGTCGATCAAGGTAGAGCTGGTTGACAAAGGGGACATAGTTTGCGTGAGCCACCAGAATGTCAAGTTTCTGCTAAAGCAGTTTGCCTCGCTGCCACCGCAATGTTTCGCTGGTCGATTGGCCTTTATAACGCAATGGAAGGCTCCAAATTGGTCCGCCGAAGCTGTTAACTTCTTCTACAAGATGGTATCCTTCCGCAGACTTTACGCAAAGGTGGAAGCTATTAAG AACAACACTGCCTATCTTGTGCTAGTGGATCCggaaacacaaacacactctGTGAACTTAAATAAGTCGCTCATAGACTCCGGTTGGGTGCGTCGCTGCATAAGTGCATAA
- the LOC6530366 gene encoding uncharacterized protein LOC6530366 isoform X1 produces MDDRGVLSLVKKVVHSLLVSSPGKMTIEKLMRDYRSEEGCNLPYSKLGFKDAESFLRSIPDTVTVMGHGPMALITAVPTAKSAHIQKLVNSQKKSRSRGSHKPKYSYASERSDLVFINESVRKMNNRNMPPPAPRTYQSPSNLNLPVSYPNYNRLLYPVHTPVVYANINEMICAGQQQVLYNHLQYNLYIQSMTNSYAFPQNTSRPQRPSSSYKSNSEPLKVNNWSQNSLKPLKEQIHQSQYVPKHVSSTENKQVKPTQELEKETQTLAQAFQNLSVDVASTGHQEKPEYEVYETDEEFVRDPFASAEINDPKEDDEPVVPTIQKNAVKPLEPQKYVFDYASSDDGEDENAIPSYAVDDRVLGVDYPMDAVRSEFTLPVRDIESIIELQQRIEVQLVSLVNPHNFNFWIYNDEFNKYKELYANMQLSYESLDTDKYTMPLCLINTDHLCVVRPGCTSIWERAKVVGYRPSNNGMSIKVELVDKGDIVCVSHQNVKFLLKQFASLPPQCFAGRLAFITQWKAPNWSAEAVNFFYKMVSFRRLYAKVEAIKNNTAYLVLVDPETQTHSVNLNKSLIDSGWVRRCISA; encoded by the exons GAGCCTGGTGAAGAAGGTGGTCCACTCGCTGTTGGTCTCCTCACCAGGAAAAATGACCATTGAGAAGCTGATGCGGGATTACAGAAGCGAAGAGGGCTGCAATTTGCCCTACAGCAAACTGGGATTCAAGGACGCCGAATCATTCCTCCGATCCATTCCGGATACGGTTACt GTGATGGGCCACGGACCAATGGCATTGATAACTGCAGTACCCACTGCCAAATCGGCGCACATTCAGAAACTAGTCAATAGCCAAAAGAAGTCCAGGAGTCGAGGCTCTCACAAGCCCAAGTATTCCTACGCCTCCGAGCGATCCGATCTAGTCTTCATTAACGAAAGTGTCCGTAAAATGAATAACAGAAACATGCCGCCGCCGGCGCCTCGAACTTATCAGAGCCCCAGCAATCTGAATCTTCCTGTTTCGTATCCCAACTATAATCGACTGTTATATCCCGTCCACACGCCTGTTGTTTACGCCAATATTAACGAAATGATCTGCGCCGGACAGCAGCAGGTGCTATATAATCATCTGCAGTACAACCTTTACATTCAGTCGATGACTAATTCGTATGCCTTTCCGCAGAATACCTCTAGACCCCAAAGGCCTAGCTCTTCGTATAAATCCAACTCTGAGCCGCTGAAAGTTAATAATTGGTCGCAGAACAGCCTGAAGCCCCTAAAAGAGCAAATCCATCAGTCACAATATGTTCCAAAGCATGTCTCCTCTACTGAGAATAAGCAAGTAAAGCCAACTCAGGAATTAGAGAAAGAAACCCAGACATTGGCCCAAGCGTTTCAAAACCTATCCGTGGACGTTGCTTCCACTGGTCACCAAGAAAAGCCAGAGTACGAAGTATATGAGACTGATGAGGAATTCGTAAGGGACCCCTTCGCCTCTGCAGAGATAAATGATCCAAAGGAGGATGATGAACCGGTAGTGCCCACAATTCAAAAGAATGCGGTGAAGCCTCTGGAACCCCAGAAGTATGTCTTTGACTACGCGTCTTCTGACGATGGGGAAGATGAAAATGCCATTCCATCTTATGCTGTG GACGATCGAGTTCTAGGCGTTGACTATCCCATGGATGCGGTTCGTTCTGAATTCACACTGCCTGTTCGCGATATTGAGTCCATTATCGAGTTACAGCAACGCATTGAGGTGCAGTTGGTGAGTTTGGTCAATCCCCACAACTTCAACTTCTGGATATATAACGACGAGTTTAATAAATACAAGGAACTGTATGCCAATATGCA GTTGTCCTATGAAAGTCTTGACACGGATAAATACACAATGCCACTGTGTTTGATAAATACGGATCATCTTTGTGTGGTTCGCCCCGGCTGCACGAGTATTTGGGAAAGAGCCAAAGTGGTAGGGTACCGGCCCAGTAACAACGGAATGTCGATCAAGGTAGAGCTGGTTGACAAAGGGGACATAGTTTGCGTGAGCCACCAGAATGTCAAGTTTCTGCTAAAGCAGTTTGCCTCGCTGCCACCGCAATGTTTCGCTGGTCGATTGGCCTTTATAACGCAATGGAAGGCTCCAAATTGGTCCGCCGAAGCTGTTAACTTCTTCTACAAGATGGTATCCTTCCGCAGACTTTACGCAAAGGTGGAAGCTATTAAG AACAACACTGCCTATCTTGTGCTAGTGGATCCggaaacacaaacacactctGTGAACTTAAATAAGTCGCTCATAGACTCCGGTTGGGTGCGTCGCTGCATAAGTGCATAA